One Misgurnus anguillicaudatus chromosome 19, ASM2758022v2, whole genome shotgun sequence genomic region harbors:
- the jpt2 gene encoding jupiter microtubule associated homolog 2, translating to MTSTNMFQGLENNAKPSSRVLRPPGGGSSNLFGGYEEETPSSRRPNKMSSTIFAPAEETHSPKRTNPPGGKSSGIFGGPDAPQTQNRPNPPGGAASNIFGGAESNPPPVKSHPNKPKDNLSVGVPATPDPPAPVPKQEPVVEVVKAEAVSPQPIPEKEPPAPEPAAPEPAAIQNSEPATKQPSDKDHEPRLGPRPRSHNKVLNPPGGKSSVVFY from the exons ATGACTTCAACAAATATGTTTCAGGGACTTGAAAATAATGCCAAACCAAGTTCAAG GGTACTAAGACCTCCAGGTGGAGGGTCCAGCAATCTCTTTGGTGGATATGAGGAAGAGACGCCTTCGTCTAGACGGCCAAACAAAATGTCCTCTACTATTTTTGCCCCTGCAGAAGAGACTCATTCTCCCAAACGCACCAATCCCCCAG GGGGAAAAAGCAGTGGAATATTTGGGGGACCAGATGCTCCTCAGACCCAGAACAGGCCTAATCCACCGGGTGGAGCTGCCAGTAATATCTTTGGGGGTGCAGAATCAAACCCACCACCTGTAAAAAGTCACCCAAACAAACCAAAA GACAACTTATCTGTGGGTGTTCCAGCTACACCAGATCCTCCAG CCCCAGTGCCGAAGCAAGAACCTGTAGTTGAAGTGGTGAAGGCTGAGGCAGTTTCTCCACAACCCATACCTGAAAAAGAACCACCTGCTCCAGAGCCAGCAGCCCCAGAACCAGCAGCCATTCAGAATTCTGAGCCAGCCACAAAACAACCATCGGACAAGGACCACGAGCCACGCCTCGGACCACGCCCTCGCTCTCACAACAAAGTGCTCAACCCACCTGGTGGAAAGTCTAGTGTGGTCTTTTACTAG